The nucleotide sequence GTTCCGAAGCAAGGCGTGGATGGCCGGGACAAGCCCGGCCATGACGGCGTTAATAAAATTCGGATCGCATCAGATCAGATATTGCTTCGAGATGGTATCGCCTAGCCGGGCATTGTCCGCAATGAATTCCTGGATGAATTCATGCAGGCCGCGCTGGAACAGGTCGTCCATGTGCGCATGTTCCAGCCGGTTACGGACGCCGCGCGCATGACGCTGCGCTGCGCCTTGCCGTCCATAGGCGACGCCGATCTGGTCGAGATTGCGCACGAGATTGCCGTAGCAACTCGCCAGCGAGCGCGGCAGCGATTCATTGAGGATGAGAAGATCGGCGATCAGCCACGGCTTCAGAGTTTCGCGATAGACCCAGTGGTAGGCGGTGAGCGCTGACACCGAACGCAGGATCGAGGTCCACTGATAATAATCGAGCGGGCCGCCGACATGTTCTTCCTCAGGCAGCAGCACGTGATATTTCACGTCGAGAATACGCGCGGTGTTGTCGGCGCGTTCCAGATGCAGGCCGAGCCGCGAAAACCAGTAGGCATCGTTGCGCAGCATGGTCCGGTAGGCAGAGCCGTCGAACCGCAGTGAGGTTTCCTGCACGAAGCGGAGAAATTTCGTCAGGTCCTCACGCGTCTTCGCGCCTTTGGGCCACGCCGCGTGCAGCTCAATCCACGCGCCGTTGATGGTGTCCCACATCTCAGAGGTCAGCGCGGTGCGCACCGAGCGTGAATTCAGCCGCGCGTTCTCGATGCAGTTGCGGATCGAAGAGGGGTTATCGAGCGAGAACGACAGGAAGTCGACGACGGTGCGCTCGTTGGCCTCTTCGTGAAACTTGTAGAAGATGTCGTCGATGCCCGCGGTGAGCAGCGCGGATTCCCATTCGTTGCTCTTGCCGACATAAGCGTCCGGCAGCGCGGTAGCGCGCAGCGTCGCCTCGATGGTGCGCGCGAGATATTCCGCGCGTTCGACGTAGCGGGCCAGCCAGTACAGACTTTCAGCGGTGCGCGACAGCATGGTGAGCCCGAGATGAGAATAGGACGCAGGGAGTAGCGAATAGGGAGTAGCGAGTGGCGAATAGGACATCACGCGCCAG is from Afipia massiliensis and encodes:
- a CDS encoding alpha-E domain-containing protein, whose translation is MLSRTAESLYWLARYVERAEYLARTIEATLRATALPDAYVGKSNEWESALLTAGIDDIFYKFHEEANERTVVDFLSFSLDNPSSIRNCIENARLNSRSVRTALTSEMWDTINGAWIELHAAWPKGAKTREDLTKFLRFVQETSLRFDGSAYRTMLRNDAYWFSRLGLHLERADNTARILDVKYHVLLPEEEHVGGPLDYYQWTSILRSVSALTAYHWVYRETLKPWLIADLLILNESLPRSLASCYGNLVRNLDQIGVAYGRQGAAQRHARGVRNRLEHAHMDDLFQRGLHEFIQEFIADNARLGDTISKQYLI